The genomic window AGGGGCGAGAGCATGGCTGGAATTCCGTATAACAGCCGCCCTGCGGCTGTTATATCATGAGAACGTAGCGCTCTTGATATAACGCGGCCATGTTTTCAGCCGCCCCGTAAGGGGCGAGAGCACGGCCTGAATTTCATATAATAGCCGCCTTGCGGCTATTATACCATATCTGTATAAATTAAAAAACTGGATTTTTCACGATCTGAAGCTTACAATAGAAAAAAACGCAAGTGAGGAGCACCGCCATGAGACAGAATGTTTTGAACTATTTTAAGGAGCTCAGCGCCGTTCCACGCTCGTCCGGCGAGGAGAAGGCGATCAGCGAATATCTGATGAATTTCGCCCGCACGCGGGGCCTTGAAGCCGTCTGTGACGAAGCGTATAACGTTGTCATCCGCAAGCCCGCCTCTCCGGGCTACGAAAACGGCCCTGTCGTGATGCTGCAGGGCCACTCGGACATGGTCTGTGAACAGAACAAGGGCACGGACCACGACTTTCACAACTGCGGGCTCGATCTCATTGAGCAGGACGGCTTTCTGCGGGCACGCGGCACGACACTCGGCGCGGACAATGGAGTGGGAGTCGCGATGATGCTCGCCATTCTCGATGACGGCGAGGCCGCGCATCCTCCGCTCGAGTGCGTCATCACCTCCGCTGAGGAGATCGGGCTCATCGGAGCCGCTGCAATGGACAAGTCCGCTCTGCGCGCGCAGATCATGATAAACCTTGACTCGGAGCAGGAGGGGATTGCGACAGTCAGCTGCGCGGGCGGCATGCGCGTCGATGTCACCCGCGAGGCGGCGTCTGAGGAGGTCTTGGGTCTCAGTGCGCTGCGCCTCGCCGTTCGCGGACTTTCGGGGGGCCACTCCGGCACAGAGATCGACCGCGGCCGGGGCAACGCAAACAAGCTGATGGGCCGGCTGCTCTGCCAGGTGCAGCAGCTGTGCCCGGTGCGCATCGCATCTCTCTCGGGCGGCAACAAGGACAACGCCATCCCGCGCGAGTGCGACTGCGTGGTTCTGCTGCCGCAGGAGAACAGCGCCGCCGCAGCCGAACTGCTCCGGCGGACGGCGGACAAGATCAGCCGCGAGCTGGCAGCTGCCGATCCGGGCTTTCGCTTTGAATGCGAGCCGGTGGCCGCTCCGCGGCAGGCCCTCTCACAGGCCGTGTCGCACGATGCGATCGAATTTCTCTTCCTCGCGCCGGACGGCCCGCTGCACCGGGACCACAGCGCGGGCGGCTTTGTTGTCAGCTCTGTCAATCTCGGCGTTGTGTCACTCACAGAGGGGACGCTCAGCTTCCGCTTCTCTCCGCGCAGCTCCGTCGAGTCGCTCCAGCGGGAGACCGAGCAGATACTGACTCATCTCGCCGGTCTTCTCGGCTTTGAGGCCCAGACCTGCAGTGAGTATCCCGGCTGGGCATATGAGCCGAAGTCCCGTATCCGTGAGCTCTTCGCCGAGACCTACCGTGAGCTGACAGGCGGTACTCTGCGCACGGAGGCGATTCACGCCGGGCTTGAGTGCGGCCTCTTCAAAGCGGCAATGCCGGGGCTCGACCCCATCGCCATCGGCCCGAATATCTCGGGCGCCCACACGCCGCAGGAGACGCTTGACATCGCCTCGGCCGAGCGCACGTATGAGCTTGTCCGGGCGGTGCTCGCCAAGCTCCGGCAGGCGTAGTGCAGGCGGCCGATCTGAGAGGAAAATTTCCGAAAAAAAGAGCAGGTCCCATGTCATGGGACCTGCTCTTGCTTTTTTGAGATGGAATAGAGACTGTAAGTGCCCTCGACACCCTGATAGACGTGCTGAAAGTCCTTGACATGCGTCATGCCGATGCGTTCGGCGACGCGCTTGCCGGGCTCGATCGTACTGCGCACGGTCGAGGTCACACGGTCAAACCCGAGATTGTCAAACGCGTAGCGCACACAGGCCTGCGCTGTCTCGGTGGCAAAGCCTCTGTGCCAGAACTTCTGCAAAAAGACAAAGCTGACGTCGAGCACCTGCTCTCCCTCGCACTCCTGCCAGGTGAGACCCGCCTGCCCGAGAAAGAGATTGGTCTTCTTCTCGATGACTGCCCACATGCCGAACCCATCGTTCTGATAGCGCTTCATCTGGCGGTGGAGCCAGTCGAGCACCTCGTCGGGGTTGAGCGCATGGTCAAAAGCGGTCATCACGTTCTCGTCCTGGAGCAGCTTGCAAAGATCCTGAAAGTCATCGTACTTGAGCTCGCGCAGATAGGTTCTCTCGGTTTCAATCACTTTTTTCATAGCAGTTCACCTCTACATGACACTCCACGATTGGTAAGCCAACGGGCTTTTTCGGCCGTCCGGCGCATAGACTGAAAAGAGAAAAGGGGTGGCGAATATGTACGAATACAAACGCCTGATCTGGTTTTTCCTCACAGCACTGGTCTGTGTGGGACTCATCCTGACGGCAATCAAACTCAGAGGGCTTCTCTTCGGCTGATGTGTTTTCTATTATATCATGAGCGCGAAGCGATCATGATATAATGTGGCCATGTTTTTCGGTTGCCCCGCAAGGGGCGAGAAAAACGGCCTGAGTTCCATATAATAGCCGTTCTGCGGCTATTATATCATGAGCACGAAGCGATCATGATATAATGTGGCCATGTTTTCAGCCGTCCCGCAGGGACTTGCCCCGCAAGGGGCAAGAAAAACGGCCTGAGTTCCATATAATAGCCGTTCTACGGCTTATTATATCACAAACCGCCTACAGATGGTTCGCTTTTTGAAAAGAGGCAAACTATATTTTAATGGTGAGCCACTTGCAGCTGCGGTAGCGCAGAAAAATCAGCGTGTAGCGCGCGAGCTGATCGACGATGATGGCAATCCAGGCGCCCGGCAGACCAAAGTGGAAAACACGGGTCAGAATGAGAGCGCCGAGAGGCCGGATGAACGTGACTGTGACAAGCATGGTCGCGGCAACATACCGGGTGTCGCCGCCGCCGCGCAGGGCGCCGGCCATGATGACCTGTGTCGTCTGGATAAACTGAATGAATGCGACAAACAGGATAACCGTCGCCGCCATGTCGACGACATGAGGCACATCAGTGAAGCGCTCGGCGATGAAATAGCGCCCGATGGCGAGCACGGCGCAGAGAATGCAGGCGAAGAAAAAGGCGATGCGCTGACAGATTTTTCCGTACAGATAGGCCCAGTCGCGCCGCTGCTGGCCGAGGCTCTGACCGATGAGCGATGTGGCCGCAACCGCGAAGGCATCGCCCAGCGTAAAGGTGATGTTGAAGACATTCATGCCGATGTTGTGGGCCGCAAAGGGATCGGTGCCGAGATCGGCGACGATACGCGCATAGATCATAAAGCCCACGCGCAGGAAGATCTGCTCGAGGATGGCGTTGCTGCCGATGGCCCAGATACTGCGAATCATCGGCACGTCAATGCGAAACGGTTCCGAGCGCCGAAGCCGCAGAAAACCGTCCCGGTGGGCGAGGGACAGAAAGGCGAGAATCAGCCCGATGAAGTTGCCGAAGGAGGTCGCGATGGCAGCCCCAGCCACCTCGAGCCGCGGGAAGCCAAAGTGGCCCTCGATGAGCAGGTAGTTGAAGATGATGTTGACAATGTTGGCGGTCAGATTGACCTTGAGTGAGATCTTCGTGTTGCCGATGCCGCGCTGGGCCGCCGTGATGGACAGGGCCATGGCCTGAAAGAAGAGACCGAGCGCACAGATGCGAAAGTAGACGACGGCGTTGTCGATCATCTCTTCGTTGGCGCCGGCGAGAATGAGCAGCTCCCGTGCCCAGATGTAGGCGGCAACCGTCAGAATGACGGAGAGGACGGCCGTGATGATGATGGACTGGCGCAGACAGAGGTTCGCCTGCTCCTGGTTG from Feifania hominis includes these protein-coding regions:
- a CDS encoding aminoacyl-histidine dipeptidase — encoded protein: MRQNVLNYFKELSAVPRSSGEEKAISEYLMNFARTRGLEAVCDEAYNVVIRKPASPGYENGPVVMLQGHSDMVCEQNKGTDHDFHNCGLDLIEQDGFLRARGTTLGADNGVGVAMMLAILDDGEAAHPPLECVITSAEEIGLIGAAAMDKSALRAQIMINLDSEQEGIATVSCAGGMRVDVTREAASEEVLGLSALRLAVRGLSGGHSGTEIDRGRGNANKLMGRLLCQVQQLCPVRIASLSGGNKDNAIPRECDCVVLLPQENSAAAAELLRRTADKISRELAAADPGFRFECEPVAAPRQALSQAVSHDAIEFLFLAPDGPLHRDHSAGGFVVSSVNLGVVSLTEGTLSFRFSPRSSVESLQRETEQILTHLAGLLGFEAQTCSEYPGWAYEPKSRIRELFAETYRELTGGTLRTEAIHAGLECGLFKAAMPGLDPIAIGPNISGAHTPQETLDIASAERTYELVRAVLAKLRQA
- a CDS encoding GNAT family N-acetyltransferase, whose protein sequence is MKKVIETERTYLRELKYDDFQDLCKLLQDENVMTAFDHALNPDEVLDWLHRQMKRYQNDGFGMWAVIEKKTNLFLGQAGLTWQECEGEQVLDVSFVFLQKFWHRGFATETAQACVRYAFDNLGFDRVTSTVRSTIEPGKRVAERIGMTHVKDFQHVYQGVEGTYSLYSISKKQEQVP
- a CDS encoding MATE family efflux transporter is translated as MTKLFSRLLLPSEMVPKKLIQGELPDARTAYQTTLRLAMPALIELVLVALIGTFDTMMVGKLGPAAISSVGIATQPRMLLMALFFALNVGVTAITARKKGEGNQEQANLCLRQSIIITAVLSVILTVAAYIWARELLILAGANEEMIDNAVVYFRICALGLFFQAMALSITAAQRGIGNTKISLKVNLTANIVNIIFNYLLIEGHFGFPRLEVAGAAIATSFGNFIGLILAFLSLAHRDGFLRLRRSEPFRIDVPMIRSIWAIGSNAILEQIFLRVGFMIYARIVADLGTDPFAAHNIGMNVFNITFTLGDAFAVAATSLIGQSLGQQRRDWAYLYGKICQRIAFFFACILCAVLAIGRYFIAERFTDVPHVVDMAATVILFVAFIQFIQTTQVIMAGALRGGGDTRYVAATMLVTVTFIRPLGALILTRVFHFGLPGAWIAIIVDQLARYTLIFLRYRSCKWLTIKI